The genomic window CGGAGGACTATGGATACACTTACGACCTCGTGGAGAGATTTTTGGGTGCTAAAAAGAGCTTTAGGGCGTATAGGGGTAGGGTGGATGAGGGGATCTACAATGGGGAATTTCCGGATGGTTGCACCCTGTGTGGAGAGCGTCCTGCCCTGGCTATAGATTGGGAGAGCTTAAGAAGGAAAAAGAAACTGCTTTTGTCAAGTGGGGAAAAACTCTGTGGCGTATGTCTTACAAAGAGGTTTGCTATGGAATACTTTAGGGAGGTTGGGAGGTTAAACAAAAAGGGCTTTTCATCCACAAAGGACTTTGCATGGGCTCCTTTCAAAAATAGGCTAATAGAGGATAAGAGGAATGACAGAAATAGGGATGTTATAAGCAGGCTGGAATACTTGGTGGGGCTTGTGCTGGGTAAGGAAAGTATGCCAATAGAGTATATAAGTGCGGATTGGCTTGACCCAAAGGATGTGAGAACTATGATGGAAGAGGCGGAGCAGGGAGATAGAAAGTATTACGAAGAACTGCTTGATTTTCTTGAGGGGGTCTTTTATGACAAGGAGATAACGGGCTATAAAAAGCCAGATAACTCCTACTTTGGTCTCCTTATGATGGACGGGGACAATATGGGTAAATGGCTGGGGTTAAAGAGGGAGCTTAGAAAGGAAAAGCTAAGTGAAGACTTCCATAGGAGATTTTCAGAAGGGCTTTCTGAATATGCCAAAAGTGTCTATCAAAAGGCACAAAAGAAAAAACCTTGTGTGGAGCTTGTGTATGCAGGTGGAGACGACGTGTTGGCGGTAGGCTATCCTACAAGCCTTTTGAGCTTTGCGGAAAATATAAGAGGAGATTTCTCAAAAACTCTTAGGTTAGGAAAGGCTACCACAAGTGCAGGCTTGGTGGTGGGACACGAAAGCGAAAACCTTAGGTTCTTACTTGAGGAGCTAAGGGAGGCGGAAAAACTTGCCAAGCGGGAGGGAAGAGATAGGATATGCATAAGTGTAGTTATGAGAAACTCTCAACCTGTGAGTGTTGTTCTTAAATGGAATGACCTGCAACTTTTCAAGAAGATAACCGAGTATTTCAAAGTCAAGAAGGTAGCTGAGCATTCCAAAGACTCTTTAATCTCTCAAAACATGCCTTATGCCCTCAGAGAGGAGTTGTGGCTTTTCAAAGAGGATGCGGACTCCTATAAGCCTATAGTGGTGTCCTTACTAAAAAGACTTTTTGCCAGAAAGAGTAAGTTGAAAAAAGAAGAAGCTACTGTTTTGATAGAAGATTTAGAAAAGGCTGGGTTTTTGAAAGACCTTAACTCTTTAGAGCATCTCTTTTACATAGCACGCTTTTTCTCCAAGTTGGAGGAAGGGAATGAAGCTGTATGTGTTTGAACCTTACGATGTTTTGAGTTTTGGCGGGCTTAGGCATTTTGCTGGGGGAGAAACCCATGTGCAAAAAAGTGCCTTTCCACCACCTATAATGAGGTTTTTCCACATATTTGAAAGGGTTTACGGAGTTTTTCTGTATAAGGATGGTAAGGTGTATATCCCTTTGCCTGCGGACGTGGTAAAGGAAAGAAAAAAGGAAGACAAGCCTAATATAAAGATACTTAAGCTAAATGAAAGAGGTATTCCTCTCCTTAGGGGTGTTGAAGGTGCATACGAGCAGGCAAGGGAATACTTTATAAGTCTTAAAGACTTTTTTACAAAATATGCGAAGGGTCAAGGGGACTTTTCCATCTGTAGCCTTAGGGACTTTATCCAAAAGGAGCAAAGGGTTGGTATAAGCATAGATAAGGACACAAGAACTGCAAAGGATAGGTTTTTATACTCTCAAGACTTTTTGAGGTTTTCAGAGGGTTCTCGTATTGGGGTTTTGGCGGAGGGTTTAAGAGAGGACATAAGGGATAATAGGGTCTTCCTCGGCGGGGAGAGAAGGGTATCTTACATGCATAGTGAAGACCTTAAGGCTTTTGAAAAGCCCGTATCCATACAAAAGGGAAAGCTCTACAAGTTCTATGCCCTTAGTCATCTCTTTATAGAAGGCGGTCTTAAAGGGGATTTGAAAATAGGAAACTTGAGGTTTGAAGTGCTGTGGTTTTTCAGTGCTGGCATAGAGTATGTTTCTGGCTTTGGAAAGCCCTTTTTGGAGATGATAAAGCCGGGGAGTGTGCTTTTGCTGTCTGCTTTGGATGTGGGTGGGATGGGTTGTTCCATATGTCAGATAGAGTCCGTTCCTACGGTTAACTATAAAAAGAGGATGGGTAAGGATAAGAAAACGCTTTGGAATTTGGAAAACTTTTTGCAAAGAGGATGGAATAGTGGAATACTTTTGGAGGTGGAAGGATGAAAAGAAAAACCTATCTAATTGAGGTTTTAACTCCTCTCCATGTGGGAGCGGGTCAGGGGCTGTCTCACGTAGACCTGCCTATAATGAGAGAAGTTCACACAGGCTTTCCCTTTGTTCCCGGCAGTGCTATAAAAGGTTCTGCAAGGGAGTATGCACTCAGAGAAGTCTGGAAAAGACACCTTGCCAACTCGGGAGTGAAACTCTCTGACTTGGACGAAGAGGTTAGCAAGGGCAAAAAGCTAAAAGAGGATGAGGCAAAAAAGATAAAGGATGACTTGGAATACCTAAGGTCTGTCTTTGGCACTGCTGGAGAGTTAGAAGAGGGAAGTGCGGGAAAGGTGTCCTTTGGTGATGCAAGCATTTTACTCTTTCCTGTGAGGAGCTTAAGCCACATATTCCTGTTGGTTACTTGTCCCTATGTTATAAGCAGGTTTGCGCGCACTGTGGGTATGGATATCCCTCCGCAAAAGGTTGAGGACACAGAAGCCCTCTGCTACTCTATGGAGATAACCATAGACGGACAGGTAGTGCTTGAGGAGTTTGTCTTTAAGGCAAAGGAGGCTGGAGAAGACTTCAAAAAGTTTGTGGACCTTCTTGGAATAGGCTATAAGCATAGGGTGGTGTGTGTGAGCGATACGGTCTTTTCTGAGCTTGTGCAAAACTATACAGAGGTGTAAACCCATGTAAGAATAGACCCAGACAAGGGAACGGTGGCAAGTCGTGCACTTTGGACGAGCGAGTATCTTCCTGCGGAGAGTGTGCTTTTTGTAAACCTTTTCCTTGATGAGGACATTGAATATTCCTTGCCGGAAGAGATGTGGCTTGGTGGCGATATGACTACGGGTAAGGGTAGGGTAAAGCTAAGGGAGGTGAAAACATGAAGAGCAAACTTCAAGAGATTGCAAGCTTTGCCTATGACTGTGTGAAAGAGGTAGTAGAGGTAAAAGATAAGGACCTTAAAGAAAAGTATTACTCACACGCAAGAGAGCTACCCTCTATGATAGTCCATAACGGACTTTTAACTACCTGTGCCTTTATAAGGTCAAAGAAAAACGATGAAGCTTGGAAGAAGATAGAGGAGCATATTAAGAGATATCTAAAGGAGATAGAAATCAAAGAAAAGGAGGCAGAAGGTAAGCAGGTGGATAGTCTTGTGAAATTTTTCTCGGGGCTTGACCTTAAGGGCTATAGACTATACACAAGAAAGGTCTTGTATTTTGCACAGTGGCTAAAAAGAGTAGCGGAAGGAGAACTAAAGTATGAAGAGCAGGCTGAATAGTTTCTCAGAACTACCTGCTGGCTTTAAGAGGCAACTTAGCGAGCTTCTCTCAAAGGCAAAATCGCCTCATATTGGTCTTGTCTTTTACAAGGTCTTGGTTTCTAAATTTACAGAGGATGAATTAGAAAAAGGCTTAAAGGCTGAGGAGTTTGCAAGAAAGTTGGAGTCTACTTTGAGAGAACTTGAAAACTACTCTCTGGAAACTCCAAAACTTCCCTGCAAAAAGTCCTTTGAGCTAAAGACCGCTTACAGGTTGGCTATAGGTATGGGCTATCCATCCCTTTTGGAAAACGGCTTTCTTTTCCACCATACTTATGGCATTCCTTACATACCGGGAGAAACTCTAAAGGGCTTGACAAGGCATGTGCTTTTGCTTTCCATATACGAAGGGATAAAGGAAAAACTCGCTTCCACACAAGAGCCTCTTAACTATCTTGATAAGTATCTAAGTTCAAAGGAAGAGGAATTCTCAAAAAATAGCCTTACAGAAACCCTTGACAGGACAGAAATAAGCATAATTCTTAGCGACTACAAAATTAGAAAGCCTCATAGGGTTTTTAGGAGGATTTTTGGAACGCAAGAGAAAAGGGGTGAGGTTATATTCCTTGATGCTTTTCCAAAAAAATTTAACCCTCAGGACCTTGAGCTTGATATTATGAACCCTCATTATGCAGGCTACTACACAGAAAAGGGTAAAAACCCACCGGGAGACTGGGAAAGCCCAGTGCCAATAAAGTTTTTAACCTTAAAGAAGGGGACAACCTTTATATTCTGCTTGGACTATGAGCCTCTTGGAGAAGAAGAGCCTGAGCTTTTGGAGCATGCCTATAACCTACTGAGGGTTGGCTTGGAAAACCTCGGGGTGGGTGGAAAGAAGGCTAAGGGTTATGGATGGTTTGAGGCTTAGGGTTGACCTAAGGCTAAGCGACAAATACCTGCCTCTTTTGTTTAGAAATAGGATCATGTCCGCCCTAAAGAGCCTCTTGGGTGAGGAGTATTTTACAGAGAGAAGTCCAAGACCCTTTAGCTTTTTTCTTAGTTTTCAGGGAGAGCTTGACACAAATAGAAATAGATTTTTGCTAAAAGAACCCTACGCAAGACTATACATGAGCTTTTTGGACAAAAAACTTGGAGAAGAGACCGCAGGAAAGTTAATTAGTCTAAGAGACTTTCCAATAGACAAAAACCTAAAGATAAGCGTAAACTCCATAAAGAGCCTAAGGGTAAAGAAAATAGACCAAAGGGCTATCTTTAAAGTGCTTTCTCCTGCAATAATAGAAGACAAGGAAGACAAGCCTATACTGCCATGGGATAAGAACTTTGAAAGGGAATTTAACCTTCTCCATAGAAAGGTCTTTGACTTACTTGGATATAGCTACGAAGATGTGAGTTTGAGGTATCTCTTTTGGAAAAAGGTGGTGATAAAGCATACCCTAAGAGGTTTTAGAAGGGCAAGCGGTAAGAGGGTTATGTATCTCACAGGCTTTGTAGGCAGGTTTGAGCTGAAGGGAAACCCAGAGAGCCTAAGGCTTTTATATCTGAAGGGTTGGGGCGTTAGGACAGGAGAGGGTTTCGGCTTTGTGGATGTGTTATAATATGAGTAGTGGATTTTCGGGGGCTTTTGCTCCCGTGATATCTTGGCAGTTGAATAGGGCGAGGTTCTTGTAAAAACTCCACGGGTTTTTTGGCTTTTGACTTGTTGCAAATGATACTCGTCTCAAAATTTTATGCATAAGACAGAGTTTTTGAGATTTTGTCTACCTTTAGCTTTTGGTTGTTTTACAAGGCTTTTGGAAGTTTTTGAGATTTTCAGTTTTCTTGTGTGCTTCAGAGCAAGATGTATCAACAACTTCGTGTATAAGCCTTGATACTCAAAGGTTGGATGCGTGTTTATGATATTTATCATGTCAAAAGTCAAAAAAGAGCCTATTCTAATCTTTGTCTTTCAAGGACTTTAAAAGTAGGGTTGCACTTTTATCTGACCCGTGGGGAGTTGCAACGATTCGTACTCCACAGTATCATCAGAAACATACATCTTGAAAAGTTGCACTTTTATCTGACCCGTGGGGAGTTGCAACTCTCCAAGCACTGCTCTTATAACATCTCCTGCAGTGTTTTGCCCGTTGCACTTTTATCTGACCCGTGGGGAGTTGCAACACATCCGTTTGGATATTTGTTGCTTGAAACTAGTCTATAGTTGCACTTTTATCTGACCCGTGGGGAGTTGCAACACTAGGCAAGTCTTCTTTTACCAAATACCTGGAGGAGTTGCATTTTTATCTGACCCGTGGGGAGTTGCAACTACTGTTATCCTTTAGATAAAAAGATGTCAGATTTCCAAGACCTTCCTCGTTATATAAATTCATAGCATGAGTTACCCGGATAACCTGAAGATTGGTATAGCTTTTGACACTAATAGTTTAATAAGGTTCAAAGACTGTGATGCTATCATCTATTTTGGAGACGAACCTGAAGAGGTCAATACACCTCTTGTAATTGTCAACCAAGATTATAGGATAAAATTTTGCAACTTCCCAATTATTGACCGTGAAAAAAGTGCAGAATATATAAGAATAACAAGCTACTGGCTACATGAAATATATAAAAAGCCATACGCATATATAGAAAAGAGATTTCACGATCTGCCAACCAAGTTAAATATATTTGAAATTATAAAAAGGAGAAAGAAGTATTTCAATATAGCTATTGCACTCTGCGTACCTATATTCTTCCTATATGAAGGTATTCCTTTAAGTAAACCATTTATTCCCTATGGTTTCTACAACATTAAAGAAAAATTTCCTTTAAGCGTATATAAGTGGATACTTTCTCCATTAGCTTACTTTTTTGCAGTAAGCGAATACAGGGTAGATATGCATGTTGGATTTAGTCTAAAGTCAAAAATGGAGATAGTAAGGAGTTTCCTGTCTTTTCTCTGTTGGGAAGAAACGGAGCTTTACTTTTCCTATGTGGGATTTTTCATGCAATTCTTAAAAAAGAAGCTTGATGTATGGCTATGAAAAACTGGGTTATAGTTTATGATATAAGCGATAACAAAAACAGACTAAAGGTTGCGAGAATTCTAAAAACTGCAGGTTTTCACATACAAAGAAGCACGTTTTATATTACAGATATGGGTAAAAATCAAGTAGAAAAACTTGTTGACAGATTAAGACCGTACTTAAATGAGAAAACAGACAGATTTTTTGTATATCCTGTGGAAGACATGGAGGTTGCTGAAGGTTATTTTATAAAACCTTGGGATATTTTTGTGATATGAGTATACTTGTAATAATTTCAAACGGTTATAGTGTTTACAGAAAAAAGGGAAGGCTTAATATAAAAACAACTAATGGTGAGAATAGCTATCCTGTCTCAAGACTTTCAAGCTTATTTTTGGTAGGAGGTGGAACTATAACCACTGAAGCGATAGGAATGCTCTCCAGTGCTGGGGTGAGTCTCTGTCTTATGTCAAAAAATTTCAGGATTAAGGGCATTTTCATTCCAGAGGAGAATATTGGTTCTATAGTGGAAAGGAGAATCCAGCAATACACACTGTGGAAAAGTTCAAGACTTGAGGTAGCAAAAAAGATAGTTAGCTTGAAAATTGAGAGAATACAGCAAGAGTTTAAAACGGATTTGAACCATTATCTGGCTCTTGTAGATAAGGTTCAAAGCATTTCAGAGCTTATGGGATACGAAGGGCTTGTATCTAAAATTATGTTTGATATACTATCAAAAAGTGTGCCTATTTTTAAAGAAAGAAGTTATAGACCACCTACAGACCCAGTAAACGCAGTGTTGAGCTTTGTGTATACTCTTAGCTACCAAAAGGCTAAAGCTATCCTACTATCTCTTAGTTTTGACCCATATCTTTCCTTTTTACACAATGGAAGAGGTAAACATGCAGGCTTTGCTTCAGACCTTATAGAACCTGTAAGACCCATACTAACAAGGTTTGTTATGAAACTATTCATAGAAAACAAACTAAAGGAAGGATACTTTTCAAAGAATGGGAATAAACACATAATGAGTAAGGAAGCCCTTAATATCCTAATTGAAGAATACACAGATGTCTTGCGGGAAATTATAGAAAAAATGTACAAAGACCTATTTAAAATCCTTAAGCTTGAGTACCATAATGAGACTTGTGATTTATGACTATACCTCGGAAAAGATAAGGGGGAAAGTAAGAAAATCTCTCAAAAAGAAAGGTTCACATGTTCAGCTCAGCGTGTTTGAAACGGGAGAAGACCTAAGTTCTATAAAGGAAAAAGTAATCAAGGAAAACAGTCTCAACTTCCGTCTCGTGGTTTTCAGGCTAAGAAGAAACGCAGAGGTTATAAAGATAGGGAGAGCTTTTGATGGCAGTGATGAAAAAATCCTATAAAAACCAGCGAAGTTAATGTAAAATAACACTCATGACCTTCCAAGAGATTATCATGACCTTGCATCGCTTTTGGGCAGAGAAGGGCTGTGCGATTTGGCAACCCTATGATATAGAGACGGGTGCGGGAACTATGAACCCTGCCACCTTTCTCAAGGTGCTTGGCAGAAAGCCATGGAACGTGGCGTATGTGGAGCCTTCAAGGAGACCAAAGGATGGACGCTATGGCGAAAACCCTAACAGACTTCAGCACTACTTTCAGTTTCAAGTTATCCTAAAGCCTGCACCAGACAACCCTCAGGAGATATACTTGGATAGCCTAAGGGCACTTGGTATAAACCCAGAGGAGCACGATATTCGCTTTGTAGAAGATGACTGGGAGTCTCCTACTTTGGGTGCTTGGGGTCTTGGGTGGGAGGTGTGGCTGGACGGTATGGAAATAACTCAGTTTACCTACTTCCAGCAGGCGGGTGGGCTTGACCTTGAGGAGATATCGGTGGAGATAACCTACGGGCTTGAGAGGATTGCCATGTATCTTCAAGATGTGGACAGTGTGTTTGATATAAAGTGGAACGAGTGGCTCACCTACGGAGAGGTCTTTAAGCCTGCGGAATACCAGTGGAGCGTATACAACTTTGAAAAGTCAGACCCAAAGGTGCTTTTTGAACTATATGAAATATACGAAAAGGAGACCAAAAGGCTTCTTGAGGAGGGGCTTGTGCTTCCTGCCTATGACCATCTTCTTAAATGTTCTCATACCTTTAACCTCCTTGACGCAAGGGGTGTTATCTCTGTCCAAGAAAGGGCAAGATATATAAGAAGGATGAACGCCTTAGCCCAAAGGGTGGCAAAGCTATACCTTGAAACCATGACATGAAAGTTATTCCTTACGGCGGTGCAAAGACGGTAACTGGTAGCTGTTTCTATGTGGAGGCAAGGGGTCTAAAACTTCTTATAGACTGTGGAATGTTTCAAGGTCTTGAGGAAAGGAAAAACCGCGAACCCTTTCCCTTTGACCCAAAGGAAATAGACTATCTTGTGCTTACACATGCTCATATAGACCATTGTGGAAGGATACCGCTCCTTGTGAGAGAAGGCTTTAAAGGTAAGATAATCTCCACAGAGCCTACCGCCAAGTTAGCCAGACTTATGCTCCTTGATGCCAGCAAGGTTATGTATGAAAACTACAAAACCGCCCTAAAAAAGCTTCAAAGGACTGGGAAAGTGCCAGAACCACCACTCTATGAAGAATACGATGTGTTAGAGGCTATGGAGCTTTTCAAAATAAGGCTTGCCTACGGGCAAGAGTATAGGCTATCTAAGGGTATAAGCCTAAAACTCAGAGATTCTGGACATATTCTTGGTTCTGCCTTTGTGGAGCTTGAAGTATACGAGGACAAAAGGCACAAGAGAATAATCTTTTCTGGAGACCT from Hydrogenobacter sp. T-8 includes these protein-coding regions:
- the cas10 gene encoding type III-B CRISPR-associated protein Cas10/Cmr2 gives rise to the protein MKLCIFTFSPVQSFISQSRKLLDLFNSSFLLSYFTERLIEYIRNKGLGDVVYPVYAPGLKSTELAGYPNRIVIKSTQDLCERLREVFKKTWEDTYNHVILSLGLSTGERLQFEKHVDGYFESFCECQDFIDKKQWLETMELCQVEDAEDYGYTYDLVERFLGAKKSFRAYRGRVDEGIYNGEFPDGCTLCGERPALAIDWESLRRKKKLLLSSGEKLCGVCLTKRFAMEYFREVGRLNKKGFSSTKDFAWAPFKNRLIEDKRNDRNRDVISRLEYLVGLVLGKESMPIEYISADWLDPKDVRTMMEEAEQGDRKYYEELLDFLEGVFYDKEITGYKKPDNSYFGLLMMDGDNMGKWLGLKRELRKEKLSEDFHRRFSEGLSEYAKSVYQKAQKKKPCVELVYAGGDDVLAVGYPTSLLSFAENIRGDFSKTLRLGKATTSAGLVVGHESENLRFLLEELREAEKLAKREGRDRICISVVMRNSQPVSVVLKWNDLQLFKKITEYFKVKKVAEHSKDSLISQNMPYALREELWLFKEDADSYKPIVVSLLKRLFARKSKLKKEEATVLIEDLEKAGFLKDLNSLEHLFYIARFFSKLEEGNEAVCV
- the cmr3 gene encoding type III-B CRISPR module-associated protein Cmr3, producing the protein MKLYVFEPYDVLSFGGLRHFAGGETHVQKSAFPPPIMRFFHIFERVYGVFLYKDGKVYIPLPADVVKERKKEDKPNIKILKLNERGIPLLRGVEGAYEQAREYFISLKDFFTKYAKGQGDFSICSLRDFIQKEQRVGISIDKDTRTAKDRFLYSQDFLRFSEGSRIGVLAEGLREDIRDNRVFLGGERRVSYMHSEDLKAFEKPVSIQKGKLYKFYALSHLFIEGGLKGDLKIGNLRFEVLWFFSAGIEYVSGFGKPFLEMIKPGSVLLLSALDVGGMGCSICQIESVPTVNYKKRMGKDKKTLWNLENFLQRGWNSGILLEVEG
- the cmr4 gene encoding type III-B CRISPR module RAMP protein Cmr4, which translates into the protein MKRKTYLIEVLTPLHVGAGQGLSHVDLPIMREVHTGFPFVPGSAIKGSAREYALREVWKRHLANSGVKLSDLDEEVSKGKKLKEDEAKKIKDDLEYLRSVFGTAGELEEGSAGKVSFGDASILLFPVRSLSHIFLLVTCPYVISRFARTVGMDIPPQKVEDTEALCYSMEITIDGQVVLEEFVFKAKEAGEDFKKFVDLLGIGYKHRVVCVSDTVFSELVQNYTEV
- the cmr5 gene encoding type III-B CRISPR module-associated protein Cmr5; the protein is MKSKLQEIASFAYDCVKEVVEVKDKDLKEKYYSHARELPSMIVHNGLLTTCAFIRSKKNDEAWKKIEEHIKRYLKEIEIKEKEAEGKQVDSLVKFFSGLDLKGYRLYTRKVLYFAQWLKRVAEGELKYEEQAE
- the cmr6 gene encoding type III-B CRISPR module RAMP protein Cmr6, producing the protein MKSRLNSFSELPAGFKRQLSELLSKAKSPHIGLVFYKVLVSKFTEDELEKGLKAEEFARKLESTLRELENYSLETPKLPCKKSFELKTAYRLAIGMGYPSLLENGFLFHHTYGIPYIPGETLKGLTRHVLLLSIYEGIKEKLASTQEPLNYLDKYLSSKEEEFSKNSLTETLDRTEISIILSDYKIRKPHRVFRRIFGTQEKRGEVIFLDAFPKKFNPQDLELDIMNPHYAGYYTEKGKNPPGDWESPVPIKFLTLKKGTTFIFCLDYEPLGEEEPELLEHAYNLLRVGLENLGVGGKKAKGYGWFEA
- the cas6 gene encoding CRISPR-associated endoribonuclease Cas6, with the translated sequence MDGLRLRVDLRLSDKYLPLLFRNRIMSALKSLLGEEYFTERSPRPFSFFLSFQGELDTNRNRFLLKEPYARLYMSFLDKKLGEETAGKLISLRDFPIDKNLKISVNSIKSLRVKKIDQRAIFKVLSPAIIEDKEDKPILPWDKNFEREFNLLHRKVFDLLGYSYEDVSLRYLFWKKVVIKHTLRGFRRASGKRVMYLTGFVGRFELKGNPESLRLLYLKGWGVRTGEGFGFVDVL
- the cas2 gene encoding CRISPR-associated endonuclease Cas2, with the translated sequence MAMKNWVIVYDISDNKNRLKVARILKTAGFHIQRSTFYITDMGKNQVEKLVDRLRPYLNEKTDRFFVYPVEDMEVAEGYFIKPWDIFVI
- the cas1 gene encoding CRISPR-associated endonuclease Cas1, with protein sequence MSILVIISNGYSVYRKKGRLNIKTTNGENSYPVSRLSSLFLVGGGTITTEAIGMLSSAGVSLCLMSKNFRIKGIFIPEENIGSIVERRIQQYTLWKSSRLEVAKKIVSLKIERIQQEFKTDLNHYLALVDKVQSISELMGYEGLVSKIMFDILSKSVPIFKERSYRPPTDPVNAVLSFVYTLSYQKAKAILLSLSFDPYLSFLHNGRGKHAGFASDLIEPVRPILTRFVMKLFIENKLKEGYFSKNGNKHIMSKEALNILIEEYTDVLREIIEKMYKDLFKILKLEYHNETCDL
- the cas2 gene encoding CRISPR-associated endonuclease Cas2 gives rise to the protein MRLVIYDYTSEKIRGKVRKSLKKKGSHVQLSVFETGEDLSSIKEKVIKENSLNFRLVVFRLRRNAEVIKIGRAFDGSDEKIL
- a CDS encoding glycine--tRNA ligase subunit alpha, with amino-acid sequence MTFQEIIMTLHRFWAEKGCAIWQPYDIETGAGTMNPATFLKVLGRKPWNVAYVEPSRRPKDGRYGENPNRLQHYFQFQVILKPAPDNPQEIYLDSLRALGINPEEHDIRFVEDDWESPTLGAWGLGWEVWLDGMEITQFTYFQQAGGLDLEEISVEITYGLERIAMYLQDVDSVFDIKWNEWLTYGEVFKPAEYQWSVYNFEKSDPKVLFELYEIYEKETKRLLEEGLVLPAYDHLLKCSHTFNLLDARGVISVQERARYIRRMNALAQRVAKLYLETMT